The stretch of DNA AGCTCACGTTCCCCGTGATGTGTTGCTTCTCCAACCCACCAATGCGATGCTCGAGTCCGGGCGTGCCCGGAATCGCCCAGGGACGCGCCAGGGTCTCCGGATCCCGCAGGTATGGGAAGAATCCATTCGGATCTGTGCGGAACCGAATCTCGATCTTCGGCAACTCCTCGACCGAAGGGAGTCGCCATGGCTCCGCTCCGTTGGCGAGATACCCGTCCGAGAGCAGGATCACCGGGGTCATGTATTTGATGGCGATCCGAAAGGCTTCGATGGCCATGAAGAAGCAATCGGCCGGCGTCGCCGGAGCGACCACAGCGACCGGACTTTCGCTATTGCGCCCAAAGAGAGCTTGAAGCAGATCCCCCTGCTCGGTCTTAGTGGGCATGCCCGTGCTCGGCCCCGCTCGCTGAATATCGCAGATCACCACGGGCAGCTCCACCATCACGGCGAGATTGATCGCCTCCGATTTCAAACACATGCCCGGCCCGCTGGTGCCGGTCGCGCCCAGATATCCGGCGAAGGCCGCGCCGATGGCCGCGCACATCGCAGCGATCTCATCCTCAGCCTGGAACGTGCGCACCCCAAAATTCTTGTGCACGGCTAATTCGTGCAGGATATCGCTGGCCGGCGTGATCGGATAGCTCGCGTAAAAGAGCGGTCGTCCGGCCAATTGCGAGGCGGCGATCAACCCCAGCGCCAGCGCCTCATTGCCCGTGATCTTGCGATAGACGCCCGGCGCGATCTGCGCCCGCCGCACGCGATAATGCACGGTGAACATCTCGGCGGCATCGCCATAGGCATAGCCCGCTCGCAACGCCGTCGCATTGGCCTGCGCGATCGCCGGATTCTTCCGGAAGCGCGTCTCGATCCAGCGCAGCGTCGGCTCCAGCGGGCGATCGAAGAGCCAATAGACTAAGCCAAGCGCCCAGAAGTTCTTGCACCGCTCCTTATCCTTGGCCGGAAGGTCAATCTCACGCAAGGCATTGAGCGTCGCCGTCGTCATCGGGATCTTGTAAACGCGATACTTCGCCAGCGAGCCGTCCTCGAGCGGATTGCTCGTGTAACCGGCCTTCTTCAAGTTGTATTCGGTGAAGGCATCCACGTTGACGAGGATCATCCCACCTTCCGGCAAATCCGGCAAATGAACCTTCAACGCCGCGGGGTTGAAAGCGACCAGCACATCGGGCTGATCCCCTGGCGTCCGCACGTCCTGACTGCTGAAGCAAATCTGATAAGCGCTCACGCCGGGCAACGTCCCCGCTGGCGCACGAATCTCCGCGGGATAATCGGGAAATGTTCCGAGATCATTCCCGACCAGAGCCGTCACGTTCGTGAACAACGTCCCAGTCAATTGAATGCCATCGCCGGAATCGCCGGCGAAGCGCACCGTGACCGTCTCCAATTCGACGATCTGCGGCCTGGCTTCCGGCTCGATGGTCGTGAGCGTGCTCGTTTGCTCCGTCATGTTCTCCTCCCAGGCGATTCAGGCTCCTTCTGGAGCCGCAAAAACTTGCTCCGAGCGAGGTGGGAGATTGAACACCTCCGCCGGGAAGTGCTCGGCCAGAAAGGCGATGACATCCTGAACCGAGACCACGCCCGCGACGCGATCGCCTTCGACGACCAGCGGGATATGTCGATACCCACCTTCGTCCATCAGGCGCATCGCCTCCCAGAGGCGCTCCTCCGGATGCAACGTCACGGGCGACGGCGTCATGAACGATTCGATGGGCGCCTCCAAATCCGCCGACAAGCCGAGAACCTTCATCACGACATCCCGCTCGGTGAAGATCCCGCGCAAGTGCTCCCCCTCGCACACGAGAACGCAGTGCGCGCGCTTCGTCTTCATCAACTCTAACACATCGCCCACGCGAGTTCCCATCTCCACGCAGGTTGCTGGGGACAAGGGCAACTCTCGAATCCTCGCCTCTCGCAATGCTTCTTCAACCGACATGCCTGTCCCTTCCGAAACCCGTTCGGAAATGTCAATTATACGCCTCCGTCGGCGAATTGGCCAAGCGATCCCAGGGGCTTCACCGCGTGGAATCGCAGGCTCTCCCACGCCCATTGAGCGCGCGCTTCCCTTTCGGTGGCGCGTTCCGCTAAAATGTCCCTGTGTGATGAGCGAATCCGGGGGTCAACGAATGCGACGGCGTTCTGTCGTCGTCCAGATCGGTCGTGTGAAGATCGGTGGGGATCACCCGATCGCCGTGCAGTCAATGACGAACACGGATACGGCCGATGTGGCGGCGACGGTCGAGCAGATCATCGCTCTCGCGGAAGCGGGATCGGAATTGGTGCGCATCACTGTGAACACGGAAGCGGCTGCGCGCGCCGTTCCTGAGATCGTCGCACGGGTGCGCGGCCAGGGAATCGAGGTCCCCATCATCGGCGACTTCCACTACAACGGTCATCTCTTGCTCTCCCGCTATCGCGAGTGCGCGCGCGCGCTCGACAAGTATCGCATCAATCCGGGGAACGTGGGCGTCGGCCGTCACCAAGACGAAAACTTCCGCCGCATGATCGAGATCGCTCTGGAGTACGAGAAGCCGATCCGCATCGGCGTGAATTGGGGCTCGCTCGACCAAGCACTCCTCACGCAATTGATGGATGAGAATGCCCGGCGTCCCGAGCCCCAGGACGCGCGCGCTGTGCTGCGCGAAGCGATGATCCGCAGCGCTCTGGATTCGGCTGCCCGCGCTGAAGCCTACGGGATGCCCCACGATCGCATCGTCCTGAGCGTTAAGACGTCCGATGTCTCGGACGTCATCGAGGTGAACCGCCGGCTCGCGGCCCGCTGCGATTATCCACTGCACATCGGATTAACCGAAGCCGGCATGGGGCTCAAAGGCATCGTCGCGTCGGCGATAGCACTGGGCGTCCTCCTTTACGAAGGAATTGGTGACACGATTCGCGTGAGCGTGACCCCAGCTCCAGGAGGCGATCGGCGCGAGGAGGTGCTCATCGCGCAGCAAATCCTGCAAGCGCTCGGCCTGCGCCATTTCGCACCGCAAGTCTCCGCCTGTCCCGGATGCGGACGCACAACGAGCACGTTCTTCCAAGAGATGGCAGCCGAGGTCCAAGCGTATATCCATCGCCAGATGCCTGAGTGGAGCCGCCGCTATCCCGGCGTCGAAAACCTGCGCATTGCCGTCATGGGATGCGTCGTCAATGGCCCGGGTGAGTCCAAACACGCGGACATCGGAATCTCGCTCCCGGGCGCGGGCGAAGAGCCAAAAGCTCCAGTCTTCGCCGATGGCCGACTGGTGACGACGCTGCGCGGGCCAACGCTCGTGACGGATTTCCTCCGCATCTTGGAAGACTACATTCGCGCCCGCTTCGGCCAGCCTGACGGGGAACACACGACGACACCATCCTCATCGGCTTGATGAGTCGAGCCGCCGAAGGAATGATCCGCGACCTGGGGCTGCAGAGCCCACCCCAGCGCAGGCGAGGCCAACAAAGCGGGACGATCAAAAGGAGGTGATAACGACCATGTCGGCATCAAAGGCACTCGTGCTCGTGGATGTGCAGAACGATTTCTTGCCGGGCGGATCGCTCGCCGTGCCGGAAGGCGATCGGATCATCCCCGTCCTCAACCGGTACATTGACCTCTTTCAGCGAGCAGGCTTGCCGATCTATGCGACGCGCGACTGGCATCCCGAGCAGACGCGACATTTCAAAGCCTACGGAGGCATGTGGCCCCCGCATTGCGTGCAGGGCACGCGCGGGGCTGAGTTCCATCCCGACTTGAAACTCCCCCCGGAGACGATCCTCATCTCAAAGGGAATGGATCCGAACGAGGACAGCTATTCGGGCTTCCAAGGTCAAACGGCCGAAGGACGCACGTTCGCCGAGGAATTGAAAGCGCGCGGGATCGAGCACCTGTACGTCGGAGGCGTCGCCACAGATTATTGCGTGCGCCACACGGTCCTGGATGCGCGCCGCGAGGGATTTCAGGTGACCGTCCTGGAGGATGCGATCCGCGGCGTGGACCTGGCGCCCGGCGATTCCGAACGCGCACTGCGAGAGATGATCGAGGCCGGAGCAACTCTCGCGAAATGGGAAGACGTCGCGCGCGAGATCGCCGCTTCCGAGGAGATCTCGTCCTGAGACGATCCCCATCCCCTTGCCCACGTCGCTTGACAAAGCCGAAACCGAAATAGTAGATTTTGCACTCGCATTGTCGGCCATCCTGAAACGAAAATGTCATGACGAGGAGTGAAGAGGCGATTGCGATGGATGTGAACAATATGGATCAACCGGTGACCGAAGCCCATCCCGCGGGCGCGCCTCCGGCACCGAGTGACCCCGAGATGAATGTTTCGAGCGAAAGTTTCGGCGAACTGCTGGGCTCTTTTGAAGAGCAAACGACGACGACTCTGACCGTCGGCCAACGGCTCACGGGCAAGGTGCTCGCGATCCATGAGGACATGGCATTCGTGGACATCGGCTACAAGACCGAAGGTGTCGTCCCGAGCGAAGAACTCCGGATCAGCCTGAACGAGATCTCCATCGGCGACGAGATCCCTGTTGTCGTGAAGCATCTGGAGACTCCGGACGGATACGTGAAGCTCTCCTACGCCGAGGCACAACGTAAGCTCGTGTGGGAGGCCATTGATCGTGCTCTCAAAACGGGCGCCCCCATCAAGGGGCGCATCACCGAGCGCATCAAAGGTGGACTGAAAGTTAACCTGGGTGGGGTGGACGCCTTCTTGCCGGCGAGCCAAGTGGACCTGCGGCAGGTCCGAAATCTGGAGGCCTGGAAGGGCCGAGAGATCGAAGCCAAAGTCATCAAGGTCAATCGGCGGCAGAATAACATCGTCCTCTCGCGCCGCGCGCTCCTCGAAGAAGAGGAAGCGCGACGTCGCGCGGAGATTCTCAGCCAACTCGACGAGGGATATATCGTCGAAGGACGCATCAAGAGCCTGGCCGATTATGGCGCCTTCGTGGACATTGGCGGAATTGATGGCCTCCTTCACATCACCGATATCGCGTGGAAGAAGATCGCCCATCCGAAGGAGGTCTTCAACGTCGGTGAGATCGTCCAGGTGAAGATCCTCAAAATTGATCGAGAGACGGGACGCATCAATCTCGGGTATAAGCAGCTTTGGCCCAATCCGTGGGATACCCTCGCCGAACGATTGCCGCCCGGTTCTCGCATCAAGGGCAAGGTCACGCGCATCACCGACTACGGGGTGTTCGTCGAGGTGGAGGAGGGCATCGAGGGACTGATCCACGCGTCTGAGTTGACATGGGAGAAGCGCCCGAAACACCCGTCGAAGTACGTGGCCATCGGGGATGAGGTGGTGGTGGAGGTCTTACACGTGGACGTGCCAAACCGTCGGTTGAGCTTGAGCCTGCGACAACTGCAACCGGATCCGTGGCGGCTCTTCGCCGAGACTCACTCCATCGGCACGCGCGTGCGCGGCCGCGTGCGCGGGATTACGGATTTCGGCGCCTTCGTCGAAGTCGAGAAAGGGATCGAAGGTTTGATCCACGTCTCCGACATCTCGCGCCGACGCGTGAAGCATCCCTCGGAGGTCTTGAAGAAAGGCCAAGAGGTTGAGGCCATCATCAAGGAGCTGGACCTGAGCGCGCGACGCTTGGGGCTCTCGATGAAAGAGCTGGAGCCCGATCCGTGGGAGGAGTTCTTCAACGCTCACCGGGTGGGCGACATCGTCCGCGGGAAGGTGGTGCGTTTCGCTAGCTTCGGCGCGTTCGTGGACGTAGGGGGCGTCGAGGGCCTTTGCCACATCTCTGAGCTCTCGGACGAACACGTCGAGAAGCCCGAGGACGCTGTTCAAATCGGCGATGAGCTGGACTTTCGTATCCTGCGCCTGGATCCCGAAAGCCGACGCATTGCGCTCTCGGCCCGCGCTGCTCGTCGTGATCGCGAACCCGCCTACACGATCGGCGAAGATACGGGACGCATCGCGAGCCTGGGCGAGATCGCGCGACTCCAACAGGGAGAAGGCGATTGAAGGCGATTAAGGCCCTCTCTCAGTGAATTCTCGCTCCCCAGGCAACCCATCCGCCCTCTCCTGAATCTTAGTGAGCGACCACGTACCACCACGATACCTCCTTAGTTTGGGCGGGGTGAGCCAGAAAGACCGGCTCACCCTATCTTCGTTCGATGATGCAAAAATTGCTCGGAAATCCACAAAATTACGCGCTCACCTCTTACGAGTGACGACGGCGAAGGCGGCTGCCAGCGCCGAGATCAACTCATCAATGTGATCCTTCGTAGCGATCAAGGGCGGACCAATACGAATCACGTTCCCGTAGAGCCCGCCTCGACCGATGAGCACGCCACGTTTCTTTGTCTCTTCGAAGATCTGCTGCAGAGCTTCGGGATTCGGCTCTTTGGTCTTGGGATCTTTCACCAACTCGATCGCTTGCATCAATCCCATGCCCCGCACATCGCCGATGATTTGCGGATACGCTTCCTTGAGTGCCTCCAGTTGCTCGCGCAGATAATCGCCGACCCGGCGTGCGTTCTTCGGCAATTCTTCCTCCTCGATCACGCGGATCGTCGCCAAGGCGGCGCGACAGGCGACAGGATTGCCACCGAAGGTTGAGAAGGTGAGCGAAGGATAGGCATCGGCGATCTCCGGCGTGGCGATCGTGGCCCCGATGGGCGTTCCATTGGCCAGACCCTTGGCGAAGGTCATGATGTCCGGCTCCACCTCCCAGTGCTCGATGCCGAACATCTTCTCCCCCGTGCGCCCCCATCCGGTTTGCACCTCGTCGCAGATGAAGATGCCGCCATAGCGACGTACGATCTCGACGACGACTTTGAAGTACTCTTTCGGGGGAACGACGAATCCACCGACGCCCATGATCGGCTCCGCGATGAGCGCAGCGATGCGTCCCGAAGTCGCCGTTTGAATCAGTTCCTCCACATCACGTGCGCATGCCAGATCGCACGCCGGATAGGTGAGTTTGAAGGGACAGCGATAGCAGTAAGGGGCGACGGCGTGCACGATTCCGGCGACATAGGGCGTCCCGAGCTTCCAGGGCGCTTGCCCACTGACGCTCATCGCCAAGGCGGATCGACCGCTGTAGCCGTGGCGCAGCGCGATGATTTCCTGCCGCCCGGTGTAGAGCCGCGCGAGCACGAGCGCCGTCTCATCGGCTTCGGTGCCACTGTTGGTGAAGAAGCTCTTTTGCAGTCGTCCCGGCGTGAGCTCAGCCAGCTTCTCGGCCAATCGCACCTGCGGTTCATTGATGTAGAGCGTGGAGGTGTGCGAGATCTTCCGAACCTGATCCGTGATCGCTTCCACGACCTTGGGATGCGCATGTCCGACGCTGATCGTCAGGACGCCGCCGAAACAATCCAAGTAGCGTCGTCCCTGCGCGTCCCACACGTACATCCCTTCGCCCCGCTCGATCACCAAGGGCTCTCGGTAATACGTCGAGACACACCGGAAGAGGTATTCCTTCTGCTTGCGCACCAATTCCTCGTTGCTCATAGCCATCAACTCCTGGATCGTCTCGGGGGGAAAGCGTACTCCGCAACCGCCGTTTCGCGCAACCAGGCGGAGCCCCATGGGCGGGACGCTCGAGCTGATTCGAGGACGACTTGGTCCGAGATTTGACCCTCTCGCAGGTGGAGTGTTACCCTGAAGGATCGGATTTCGTAGGAGTCGAGCGCGACGATGTCGGCGAAGATCACGGTCCTTCTGTACATCCTCGTGTATTTCGAGCTGGGAGCCATCCTGATCGTGGCGCCGTGGACGTCCTTTTGGAGCGACAATGTGCTTTTGGCGTATCTCGTGCAGCGCACAGGATCGGCTGAGCTGCTGCTCACATTCAACAGCTTCGCCGTCAAAGCGAGCGTCACCGGACTTGGCGTGCTCAATCTCATCTTGGGCGCGTGGGAAGCCTCTCGATATCGCGATCTCCTCCGGCTAATCGAAGAAGGGAGGCGACGGCCTTCCTCCTCGGAGAGCGAACGATGAAGACGTTGGGGAATCCGCCCCTGCTCTACCTCATCACCGATCGAAAGCTCTGCCCATCGCGTTCGATCCTCGAGCTCATCGTGGAAGCGGCGCGCGCGGGCGTGGATCTAATTCAGATTCGGGAGAAGGATCTGCCGATCCGAGAGCTATGCGCGCTCGTCGAAGAAGCGGCAGCGCGAATCGCGGGAACGCCGGCGCGACTCCTCGTCAATGACCGCTTCGATGTGGCCGTAACTTGCGGCGCTCACGGTGTTCATCTGACGACGCGATCGTTGCCCGCCGCGATCGTGAGAGAGATCGTCGGGCCGGACGTGCTGATCGGCGTCTCGGCGCATTCGCTCGAAGAGGCGCGCGACGCCGAAATCGGAGGCGCGGATTTTCTTGTGCTCGGCCCCGTCTTCGAGACGCCGAGCAAAAAACCCTATGGACCGCCCCTCGGCTTGGAAGCATTCGCGTGCATCGCGGTGGCGGTTCGCCTTCCTGTTCTCGCCATCGGGGGCATCACGCCGGAGAACGCGCCGCAGGTGCTCGCCCGTGGAGCGGCAGGTATCGCGGCCATCCGTATGTTCGTCGAAGCGGAACAGCTCATCCCACTCGTTGCCCGACTCAAAGGGCACTGATGAGCGCGCTTTCGGTCACAACTCGGCGATGCCCTTGACGATGAGAGCCAGCGTCAATTCTCCCCCGGCCGTCGTCTTCACGGGTGCGACAAGTAGCGTATATCGAGAGGCCAATTCCACGACGGTCGGAACTGTTTTATACCCCTCCGCCGAGCGGAGACTGAGCCCGGCCGGATGATTCGTTCCGGCCGCCTTGGCGCTCAACTTCATCAACTCCTCGAACGAGTATCGAGCCGTTGCATCTTGATCCAGATCGGCTGGAACGAGCAAGAGGAAATCGCGATTGGGAGCGATGCCCATGTGATTACCGTCTGCCGGATACAATGCATACCGCAGCGTATAGGCACCCGGCTTGATCGCTTGCCCTCGATAGTCCGTCGTCGGGTGCGGGAACACGATCACGCCGACGAAGGTGGATTCTTCCATCCCTACGTAGACGACATCGGGATCCGCCGTTTTCCCGGCCTGGATCGGAACGGCCGCGCGGAACCAGATTTCGCATACGACGCGTCCATCCGCTTGGAGAACACGATACCCCTTCGGCTCCAGGACCTTTCGGATGGACTCCGGAACGGACGGCGCCGTCAGTGGACCGATGGCCTCCACCCGTCCCTCTTGAGCGAAAGTCGGGCCGACGAGGCTCAAGACGAAGCTCAATATGAAGATGAGAGCTCTTGCATGAGACCGTCGCATCGTTTTCCCCTCTCACAAAAAAGAGCGGGATGATCCCGCACTAAGGAGAAAGAGGCCACCTTCAGAGGCAGTGGCCTCGCCTTTCAGCATTGGTTTCACGAGAGCGCTTCTGCGCTCATCGCGCGAAGTGGCCGACGAAAGCGCTTCGCTTGCCACTGATGGTCCAGGTGACGCCCAAACCATCTCCGCGGAACTGATTGAGGACGGCGACGGCAGGCATTGCGTGCTGGACTGGAGCGAGCGGTGGATAGAAGATCTCCTCATTGCCGCAGATATGATCCTGCTCATTCAAGGGACGCGTCTCGATCCGCGCCCACTCGCCCGCTCGCACGATGGCTCGAGCCGCGTGCTCGCCCTCATCCCGAACGTCGAAGCGGATCGGAGCAGCTACGACGCGCACGACGTTCCCGAGCAGTTCACCCGCCATCGTTTGAGCGAAACGGAGCAAGGCCTCGCGTTGCTCCCGATTCGCCCGCTCGTCCACGACCACGAGGGCCTTCGCCGGATAGGGTTTCCCTTGTGGGTCTCCCAGCGTCGCGCGCGCTTTGACGATGCCGACGACGCTCAAGCCATCGAGGCGAATCCCCTCCCAGCTCCCTCGCTGAATGCGCCAGGCGAGGATCGCCTGATCGCCCACAAACCCCGCCTCCGCGTTGGCGAAGCAAGGACCAGTGTAAACATCCGCATTGCGCGCCTCGACATAGTCGCCGAGGATTTGCTGCGCATGCGCTTGCTCGAAGACGCCCGCAATGGCTGCGAGCACGAACAATACCATGATCAGGCTTCGCATAAATCGCACCTCCTCCAAAATCTCGCCCTGCTCCGACGGACGCCTCGCATCCGTCGGGGCCTCCGCGCTCGCCTCATCGAGCAACATCTTATCGCACTCGCCCCGTCCCATAACAAGCCCGCTGCGCCGAGGCACAGGATTCGGGCTCGACCAAGGCCCCATCGGGCCCCAGGCACGTCTGCGTGAACGCGCACCAGAAGAACCCATCATCAGGGGGCGGCGGCGGAGCGATGGGCGTCTCCGTGTAGAACTGCGTCTTCCACCGCAGGTGCGGGCAAAGCGTCCAGTACACTTCCGAGAATCGTTCCGCGTCGATCATCGTCGCGCTCCTCCTCCGACGGCTTGCTGGATCGCTCGACGCACGGCGACGCGAGCCAGCTGAATCTTGTATTCGTTCTTCCCTAAGCTTCGCGCCTTTTGTACGGCGGCGTCAGCGGCCGCCTTCGCGACTTCTTCGGTCACGGCCTTTCCCACGAGAGCGCGCTCCGCCTCGGGCGAGGGCCAGGGGATCGGAGCAACGTGTCCGAGCACGACGCGCGCTGAGCGCACGCGCTGGCCATCGAGCACCAAAGCCACGGATGCCGCCGCCAACGGCCAATCGAGCGCCTCGTGCTGACGCACCTCATAGGTCGCGCTCATCATCCCTGCCGGAGGCGGCGGCACGAGGATGTCGGTCACGATCTCATTCGGCTGCAAATCATATTCGCGCTCGGTCTCCGATTTCGGAATGCGGAAGAACCGCTCGACCGGGACTTCACGTGTCCCCTGCGGGCCGAAGATGCGAAGGCGCGCCCCATAGGCGATGAGTGCCGGGGCCAAACTCGAGGGATTAACGAAGTAAGCCGGCCCCTCATTGCCCAGGATTGCATGGTACCGATTGTCCCCCTCCAGCACGAGCGAGCGTCCCGTCTCATCGCGAGCCAAGAGGCCGAAGCCCGAGCGGAAGTACCAACAGCGCGGCCGCTGACAGAGATCCCCGCCGACGGTCCCCATGTTTCGAATCTGTGGACTGGTGATGCCACGGACGGCCTGCGCGAGCGCCGGATAGACGCGCGCGATCTCAGGATGATCGAGCAACTCCTGAAGAGTGACCGTCGCGCCCAAACGCAACCCCGTCCGCGGTGAGAAGCTGATCCCTCGCAGTTCGGCAATCTCCTTGATGTTGACCAAGCGTCGCGGCCGCACGATGTCATCTTTCATGAGCGCGAGCAGGTCAGTACCGCCAGCGAGGATTTCCGTCTCTCCCCACGTGCGGGAGAGCAGCGCGACGGCTTGCTCCTTCGTCGTCGGACTCACGTACTCAAACGCGCGCATGGCTCCCTCCCTTCTTCAAAGCCTCCAGGACGCGTTCGGGCGTGAGCGGCAAAAACGGCACGCGCACGCCGATGGCGTTGGCGACGGCATTGGAGATCGCCGCTCCCGGCGAGACCACCGGTGGTTCCCCGAGTCCGATGACGCCTCGCCGATCGTACTTCTCTCCGGTCATCATGTGCACGACCAATTCGCCGATATCCGCCAGGCCCGCCAACTTGTAGAACTCCATGTTCGGATTGAGCATCCGTCCGGTGACCGGGTCCATGATCTTCTCCTCGTAGAGGGCATAGCTGATGCCCATGATCATGGCGCCGTAGCATTGACTCTCGGCTGCCTTCATGTTGATGATCAAGCCGCAGTCCTGGACGGCGACCATCTTGTTGATGCGGACGATGCCCGTCTCAATGTCCACGGAGACATCGGCCATTTGCACACCGGCTGCGCCCGCCGTCGTCAGCTCGCCCGGACCGGGATTCTCTCCGCGTACAGTGAGCGGCATGCCATCGAGCCGAGCGCACGCTTGTTCCCACGCGATCGAGCGGCTCGGGTCCCCCTTCACCCGAATGCGTCCGTCCCATGCCTCGAGCTGATCCGGCGCGGCATTGAGCAACGGAGCGACGCGAGCGAAGAATTGATCCAAGGCATTGAGAGCGGCTCGGCGCGCCGCCGAACTGACACCGCCGATGGTCGTGCTGCCGCCGGAGCCTCCAGCCGGAGGATATTGATTGTCTCCAATCCGCACGCGCACAGCTTCCAGCGGGAGGCCCAGTGTATCGGCCACGACGATGGCAATCGCCGTGCGCGTTCCCGTGCCCAGGTCTTGCGAGGCGAGCTTCACCTCAACCGACCCATCCGGATGGATGGTCAAATCGCATCGGCATGCATGACCGCGCCCGGGCCAGGTATGGATCGAGACGCCGAGCCCGCGCTTGATCGGTCCGGGCGACGGATCGCCTCGCGGATGCCACCGTTTCTTCCACTCCATCAACTCGGCCGCGATCTGCAACTCCTCGCGATAAACGTCGGCGCGCTCACCCGCCAATTCGATGTTCTTCAAGAGCAGATCCAGCGGATCCATGCGCAAGGCGGCGGCCAGATCATCGATCGCCGCCATGGTCAGCAAACACGCTTGCGGATGTAAGGGCGCGCGCCAGGCTCGCGCCGGTCCGCTGTTGGTCGCAATCGCGATGTGTCGCTTCCGCTGATTCGGAATGCGCAGCACATACGGCAGCGGGAGTGGACTTGTTGGCGGAATGCCGCCCGTCCCCCACGTCTCCGATTCCCATGCGATCAGGGTTCCATCGCGCTTAGCACCCACGCGAACGCGTCCATAGTACGAAGGACGCGCGCCGGCGACCATCAACTCGGCATCCCGTTCGAGCATGATCTTCACAGGCCGTCCACCAGCCATTTTGGAGAGCCGCGCGGCGGCGATCCCCCAACTGTCCGGACCGAATTTGCTCCCGAATCCGCCGCCAATATGCTCTTGCTTCACGCGGATATTGCCCGCCGGAACGCCAAGCGGTCCAGCCATCTGCCCGGCGATCCCTGAGACGGCTTGCGTCGAGATGTGCACGAGTACGGAGTTCTCACCTTCCCACTCGACGACGGCGCCGTGTGGCTCCAGGCAACAGTGGGTGATCACGGACATGCCGTAGAGCCCCTCAGCGACGACCTCCGCCTCGCGAAATGCGGCGTCCGGATCCCCCTCGATCTGCTCGGCCGTCGGACGCGCTCGCTCGCCCGCTGCTTTCGGATCGGTGTCCAGAACGAAATGCGGCAGCTTCTCGTACTCGACGACGATGGCGCGAATGGCATCCTCGGCCGTGGGTTCATCAACAGCAGCAACGGCTACGACTTCATCGCCCGCCCAGAGGATCTCATCGCCCACCTTCTTCAAGGGGAGAACCGCCTTCACGCCCGGCATCTTCTCGGCCGCGCTCGTATCCAACCGCACGATCCGCGCGCGCGCATGTGGGCAGTGCAGAATCTTCCCGGCGAGCATCCCCGGACGATTCACGTCATAGGTATATTTGGCGCGCCCGCTCACCTTATCCGGGCCGTCCACGCGCGAGACGCGCTTGCCGATTAAGCGCCGTTGCCCAGGCTCCGGCCATTTGTATTCCGCCATCTCCACAGCCTCTCGTTCGGCCATAGCTCATCCTCCTCTCTGCATTCGCGCGGCCTGTGCGATGGCCGCTCGGATCCCCACATAGGTCCCGCAGCGACAGAGGTTCCCGCCCAATCCAGCCACCAGGTCCTCCGGCGTGGGATTGGGGATCCGATCCAGAAGCGCCTTGCAAGCGACGACGAATCCCGGCGT from Blastocatellia bacterium encodes:
- a CDS encoding 30S ribosomal protein S1, translated to MTRSEEAIAMDVNNMDQPVTEAHPAGAPPAPSDPEMNVSSESFGELLGSFEEQTTTTLTVGQRLTGKVLAIHEDMAFVDIGYKTEGVVPSEELRISLNEISIGDEIPVVVKHLETPDGYVKLSYAEAQRKLVWEAIDRALKTGAPIKGRITERIKGGLKVNLGGVDAFLPASQVDLRQVRNLEAWKGREIEAKVIKVNRRQNNIVLSRRALLEEEEARRRAEILSQLDEGYIVEGRIKSLADYGAFVDIGGIDGLLHITDIAWKKIAHPKEVFNVGEIVQVKILKIDRETGRINLGYKQLWPNPWDTLAERLPPGSRIKGKVTRITDYGVFVEVEEGIEGLIHASELTWEKRPKHPSKYVAIGDEVVVEVLHVDVPNRRLSLSLRQLQPDPWRLFAETHSIGTRVRGRVRGITDFGAFVEVEKGIEGLIHVSDISRRRVKHPSEVLKKGQEVEAIIKELDLSARRLGLSMKELEPDPWEEFFNAHRVGDIVRGKVVRFASFGAFVDVGGVEGLCHISELSDEHVEKPEDAVQIGDELDFRILRLDPESRRIALSARAARRDREPAYTIGEDTGRIASLGEIARLQQGEGD
- the ispG gene encoding flavodoxin-dependent (E)-4-hydroxy-3-methylbut-2-enyl-diphosphate synthase encodes the protein MRRRSVVVQIGRVKIGGDHPIAVQSMTNTDTADVAATVEQIIALAEAGSELVRITVNTEAAARAVPEIVARVRGQGIEVPIIGDFHYNGHLLLSRYRECARALDKYRINPGNVGVGRHQDENFRRMIEIALEYEKPIRIGVNWGSLDQALLTQLMDENARRPEPQDARAVLREAMIRSALDSAARAEAYGMPHDRIVLSVKTSDVSDVIEVNRRLAARCDYPLHIGLTEAGMGLKGIVASAIALGVLLYEGIGDTIRVSVTPAPGGDRREEVLIAQQILQALGLRHFAPQVSACPGCGRTTSTFFQEMAAEVQAYIHRQMPEWSRRYPGVENLRIAVMGCVVNGPGESKHADIGISLPGAGEEPKAPVFADGRLVTTLRGPTLVTDFLRILEDYIRARFGQPDGEHTTTPSSSA
- a CDS encoding 2-oxoacid:acceptor oxidoreductase subunit alpha, with the protein product MTEQTSTLTTIEPEARPQIVELETVTVRFAGDSGDGIQLTGTLFTNVTALVGNDLGTFPDYPAEIRAPAGTLPGVSAYQICFSSQDVRTPGDQPDVLVAFNPAALKVHLPDLPEGGMILVNVDAFTEYNLKKAGYTSNPLEDGSLAKYRVYKIPMTTATLNALREIDLPAKDKERCKNFWALGLVYWLFDRPLEPTLRWIETRFRKNPAIAQANATALRAGYAYGDAAEMFTVHYRVRRAQIAPGVYRKITGNEALALGLIAASQLAGRPLFYASYPITPASDILHELAVHKNFGVRTFQAEDEIAAMCAAIGAAFAGYLGATGTSGPGMCLKSEAINLAVMVELPVVICDIQRAGPSTGMPTKTEQGDLLQALFGRNSESPVAVVAPATPADCFFMAIEAFRIAIKYMTPVILLSDGYLANGAEPWRLPSVEELPKIEIRFRTDPNGFFPYLRDPETLARPWAIPGTPGLEHRIGGLEKQHITGNVSYDPKNHELMVKLRAEKIARIADDIPPLEVFGEPEGKVLVVGWGSTYGAITSAVEHWQKKGASVSSIHLRYLNPFPHNLGEILHRFEKILVPELNLGQLALLLRGRYLVDAIPFSKVQGRPFKISEIIDRIGELL
- a CDS encoding CBS domain-containing protein: MSVEEALREARIRELPLSPATCVEMGTRVGDVLELMKTKRAHCVLVCEGEHLRGIFTERDVVMKVLGLSADLEAPIESFMTPSPVTLHPEERLWEAMRLMDEGGYRHIPLVVEGDRVAGVVSVQDVIAFLAEHFPAEVFNLPPRSEQVFAAPEGA
- the pncA gene encoding bifunctional nicotinamidase/pyrazinamidase, whose product is MSASKALVLVDVQNDFLPGGSLAVPEGDRIIPVLNRYIDLFQRAGLPIYATRDWHPEQTRHFKAYGGMWPPHCVQGTRGAEFHPDLKLPPETILISKGMDPNEDSYSGFQGQTAEGRTFAEELKARGIEHLYVGGVATDYCVRHTVLDARREGFQVTVLEDAIRGVDLAPGDSERALREMIEAGATLAKWEDVAREIAASEEISS